Proteins found in one Allorhizobium pseudoryzae genomic segment:
- a CDS encoding helix-turn-helix transcriptional regulator: MTKAPDTLASYLRDRRLRLDPAAFGFSGSRRRTPGLRREEVAQRANISPTWYTWLEQGRGGAPSADVLNRIATGLMLTEPERQHLFMLGLGHPPEARYRPVEGISPRLQRLLDAMETTPAIVRTATWDVVAWNCAACVVMTDYATLPPSERNILKLVFCNPRVRAAQQDFDGIARFVVAAFRADAARAGASVEITDLVSDLCAISPDFARLWNDNDVSLYGEGTKRLNHAVLGAIELEYSGFSVDGRPDLGLVVYNPVRHEDAERIRALVRERQRVALEQAAAS, translated from the coding sequence ATGACCAAAGCGCCCGATACGCTCGCCTCCTATCTTCGGGATCGCCGCCTTCGGCTTGATCCGGCCGCATTCGGTTTCTCCGGAAGCCGCCGCAGAACGCCGGGTTTGCGGCGTGAAGAGGTGGCGCAGCGCGCCAATATCAGCCCCACCTGGTACACCTGGCTGGAACAGGGCCGAGGCGGGGCGCCCTCGGCGGATGTGCTCAATCGCATCGCCACCGGGCTGATGCTGACGGAGCCGGAGCGCCAGCATCTGTTCATGCTGGGGCTCGGCCATCCGCCGGAGGCGCGATACCGGCCGGTGGAGGGCATCTCGCCCCGCCTGCAGCGGCTTCTGGATGCCATGGAAACCACGCCGGCCATCGTGCGCACCGCCACCTGGGATGTGGTGGCCTGGAACTGCGCGGCCTGCGTGGTCATGACCGATTATGCGACCCTGCCGCCCTCCGAACGCAACATCCTGAAGCTTGTCTTTTGCAATCCCCGGGTCCGCGCCGCGCAGCAGGATTTTGATGGCATTGCCCGTTTCGTGGTTGCGGCCTTCCGTGCCGATGCCGCACGCGCCGGTGCGAGCGTAGAAATCACCGATCTGGTGAGCGACCTCTGCGCCATAAGCCCGGATTTCGCGCGCCTGTGGAACGACAATGATGTCAGCCTCTATGGCGAGGGCACCAAGCGCTTGAACCATGCGGTCCTGGGCGCGATCGAACTGGAATATTCCGGCTTTTCGGTGGATGGCCGTCCGGACCTCGGCCTTGTCGTCTACAATCCGGTGCGGCACGAGGATGCTGAGCGCATCCGCGCCCTGGTCCGGGAACGGCAGCGGGTCGCTCTCGAACAGGCGGCGGCGTCATGA
- a CDS encoding SDR family oxidoreductase: MRIFLTGATGFVGSAVAAELLRAGHQVLGLSRSKTGAEALAALGAEVFHGDLNAPDSLAQGADGCDAIIHTAFDHDFSNFAANCEKDARVIGALGAALEGSQRPFVITSVTAFGTVAPGQAAIEDHFDTHSRNPRIVSERAGRMLLERGLNVSFVRLSQIHDSRRQGLVTELIGLARRQGVSAIRGDGACRWAAAPLKDTALLYRLALEAQTPGGCYHAVAEEGVPLHAIAAAIGERLSLPVVSLAPDEAVVHFGWLSHFMESDMFALSAATQERLNWHPVGPGLLDDIRNLGEAA, from the coding sequence ATGCGTATTTTTCTGACGGGAGCCACAGGGTTCGTCGGGTCCGCGGTGGCAGCCGAACTGCTGCGCGCAGGCCATCAGGTGCTGGGGCTGAGCCGTTCCAAGACAGGCGCGGAGGCGCTCGCCGCACTGGGTGCGGAGGTCTTCCACGGCGACCTCAATGCCCCCGACAGCCTTGCGCAGGGTGCCGACGGCTGCGACGCCATCATCCACACCGCCTTCGATCACGACTTTTCGAATTTTGCAGCCAATTGCGAGAAGGATGCGCGGGTGATTGGCGCGCTTGGCGCCGCACTCGAGGGTTCACAACGGCCCTTCGTGATCACCTCGGTCACGGCCTTTGGCACGGTAGCGCCCGGACAGGCGGCCATCGAGGATCATTTCGACACTCACAGTCGAAATCCACGGATTGTCTCAGAACGGGCCGGCCGGATGCTGCTGGAGCGCGGCCTCAACGTGTCCTTCGTGCGCCTGTCGCAGATCCACGACTCGCGCAGACAGGGCCTGGTGACGGAACTGATCGGCCTTGCGCGGCGCCAGGGCGTCTCTGCCATCCGGGGCGATGGCGCCTGCCGATGGGCCGCAGCCCCTCTGAAGGATACGGCCCTGCTCTACCGGCTGGCGCTCGAAGCGCAGACGCCGGGCGGGTGCTACCATGCGGTTGCCGAGGAAGGGGTTCCGCTTCACGCGATTGCCGCAGCGATCGGCGAACGGTTGAGCCTGCCCGTGGTGTCTCTGGCGCCTGACGAGGCGGTGGTCCATTTCGGCTGGCTGTCGCATTTCATGGAAAGCGACATGTTCGCCTTGAGTGCGGCGACGCAGGAGCGGCTGAACTGGCATCCGGTCGGTCCCGGTCTGCTGGACGACATCCGCAACCTGGGCGAAGCCGCCTGA
- a CDS encoding MBL fold metallo-hydrolase, which translates to MAQVTMGRRALLGSAGVSILAAPAILSGEARAQSSQPAATDGKMTATMPPPMDSFKVGEFEVLVVRDGARASGKPNEIFGTNQSAETVGALLQENFLPADNFVNSFAPTLIKAGSEVVLFDTGFGAGGRANGMGRLVDGMKLAGYQPEDVTVVVLTHLHGDHIGGLMENGAPAFPNARYVTGQVEYDFWTSPDRAGTPAEGGQKAVLANVKPLADKMTFIGDGASVVSGITSMAAFGHSPGHMIYNVESGGRRLILTADTANHFVLSLQRPDWEVRFDMNKEMAAATRKKVFDMIATDKLAFLGYHMPFPAVGYVEKQETGYRFVPKSYQFEI; encoded by the coding sequence ATGGCACAGGTGACAATGGGACGGCGGGCCCTTCTGGGATCCGCAGGGGTAAGCATTCTGGCCGCACCGGCAATCCTGTCGGGAGAAGCAAGGGCACAGAGCAGCCAGCCGGCTGCGACGGATGGAAAGATGACAGCAACAATGCCGCCGCCGATGGACAGTTTCAAGGTCGGCGAATTCGAGGTTCTGGTGGTGCGGGATGGGGCGCGTGCCTCCGGCAAGCCGAACGAGATCTTTGGCACGAACCAGAGCGCCGAGACGGTCGGTGCGCTGCTTCAGGAGAATTTCCTGCCCGCCGACAATTTCGTCAATTCCTTCGCCCCGACGCTGATCAAAGCCGGCAGCGAGGTCGTGCTCTTCGATACCGGTTTTGGCGCCGGGGGCCGCGCCAATGGCATGGGCCGGCTGGTGGATGGCATGAAGCTCGCCGGTTACCAGCCGGAGGATGTGACGGTGGTCGTGCTGACCCACCTGCACGGCGATCATATCGGCGGGCTGATGGAGAACGGCGCACCGGCCTTCCCGAATGCCCGCTATGTCACCGGCCAGGTGGAATATGATTTCTGGACCAGCCCGGATCGGGCCGGAACACCGGCGGAAGGCGGACAGAAGGCGGTGCTTGCCAATGTCAAGCCGCTCGCCGACAAGATGACCTTCATCGGCGATGGCGCCTCCGTCGTCTCCGGTATCACCAGCATGGCGGCCTTCGGTCACTCGCCGGGCCACATGATCTACAACGTCGAATCCGGTGGCCGCCGCCTGATCCTGACGGCCGATACCGCCAACCACTTCGTTCTGTCGCTGCAGCGTCCGGATTGGGAAGTGCGCTTCGACATGAACAAGGAGATGGCGGCGGCAACCCGCAAGAAGGTCTTCGACATGATTGCGACCGACAAGCTCGCCTTCCTCGGCTATCACATGCCGTTCCCCGCCGTTGGTTACGTCGAAAAGCAGGAGACGGGCTACCGCTTCGTGCCGAAGAGCTATCAGTTCGAGATCTGA
- a CDS encoding DHA2 family efflux MFS transporter permease subunit, giving the protein MNRIVPLILAVALFMEQMDSTVISTALPAIATDLGVGPITLKLALTSYMVALAVFIPISGWMADRFGAKTIFRLAILVFMVGSIFCAVSSSVVEFVMARFLQGMGGAMMTPVGRLVLLRTTQKKDLVSAMALLTIPALVGPLTGPPVGGFITTYFTWHWIFLINVPVGVIGIWLATIHLPEIEKRETPPLDTTGFLLISLAAAGTVFGLSVVSLPALPPAVGIATTAVGVICGALYLRHQKIHPAPILALSLFRNQAFRAAITSGTLFRIATGAVPFLMPLMLQLAFGMTPFQSGLTTFAGALGALTVKFVAKRLFAATGFRTTLIGASVAGAATTAVNGFFTEATPQVMIILFLFASGLARSMFFTGTNALSYSEIEDREASQATSISSVLQQVSLALGVAFAAFVLEASSYLSGSHLQLADFHLAFYLVAAVSLAALLPLLSLPANAGSGVSGHRRYQRTVEAPGE; this is encoded by the coding sequence ATGAACCGCATCGTTCCGCTCATCCTCGCCGTCGCGCTCTTCATGGAGCAGATGGATTCGACCGTCATCTCTACGGCGCTGCCGGCCATCGCGACCGATCTCGGCGTGGGGCCGATCACGCTCAAGCTGGCACTCACCTCCTACATGGTGGCGCTGGCGGTGTTCATCCCCATCAGCGGCTGGATGGCCGACAGGTTCGGTGCAAAAACCATCTTCCGCCTGGCCATCCTGGTGTTCATGGTCGGCTCGATCTTCTGCGCCGTCTCCTCCTCCGTGGTGGAGTTCGTCATGGCGCGCTTCCTGCAGGGCATGGGTGGGGCGATGATGACGCCGGTCGGCCGCCTCGTCCTGTTGCGCACGACGCAGAAAAAGGATCTCGTCTCGGCGATGGCGCTTCTCACCATCCCGGCGCTGGTCGGGCCGCTGACCGGCCCGCCCGTCGGCGGTTTCATCACCACCTATTTCACCTGGCACTGGATCTTTCTCATCAACGTGCCGGTCGGCGTGATCGGCATCTGGCTGGCCACCATCCACCTGCCGGAAATCGAAAAACGCGAGACGCCGCCGCTCGACACGACCGGTTTCCTGCTGATTTCGCTTGCTGCCGCCGGCACGGTCTTCGGGCTTTCGGTGGTGAGCCTGCCGGCCCTGCCGCCGGCTGTCGGCATCGCCACCACCGCCGTCGGCGTGATCTGCGGTGCGCTTTACCTGCGGCACCAGAAGATACATCCGGCCCCGATCCTGGCGCTGTCGCTGTTTCGTAACCAGGCATTCCGGGCAGCGATCACCAGCGGCACGCTGTTTCGCATCGCAACGGGCGCCGTGCCCTTCCTGATGCCGCTAATGCTGCAGCTTGCCTTCGGCATGACGCCGTTCCAGTCCGGCCTCACCACCTTTGCCGGAGCACTCGGGGCTCTGACCGTCAAATTCGTCGCCAAGCGTCTGTTTGCCGCGACGGGTTTCCGCACGACGCTGATCGGGGCGAGCGTGGCGGGTGCGGCAACCACCGCCGTCAACGGCTTCTTCACCGAAGCAACGCCGCAGGTGATGATCATCCTCTTCCTGTTTGCCTCGGGGCTGGCGCGTTCGATGTTCTTCACCGGCACCAATGCGCTCAGCTATTCCGAAATCGAGGACCGCGAGGCGAGCCAGGCGACTTCGATCAGCTCCGTGCTGCAGCAGGTCAGCCTGGCGCTCGGCGTCGCGTTTGCCGCCTTCGTGCTGGAGGCATCGTCCTACCTGTCCGGCTCACACCTGCAGCTTGCCGATTTCCATCTCGCCTTTTACCTGGTGGCCGCCGTCTCGCTCGCCGCACTGCTGCCGCTGCTGTCGCTGCCCGCCAATGCCGGCTCCGGCGTCTCCGGCCACCGCCGTTACCAGCGGACGGTGGAAGCGCCGGGGGAGTGA
- a CDS encoding RlmE family RNA methyltransferase, which translates to MTKTPIGRKLGQKVKKGKLKASSRRWLERHINDPYVQRAKLEGYRARAAFKLLEIDEKHQVLKGARRIIDLGAAPGSWSQIAAKVTGSTEDDIRVAAIDFLEMAPIPGVKFLQRDFLDPSAPDLLLEAVGGTPDLVISDMAAPTTGHQKTDHLRTMHLCEVAAHFAIEVLGEGGHFLAKTFQGGTERELLTLLKQNFRQVLHIKPASSRSESVEMFLLAKGFKGRRAARPDAADEEGAPADEISADEAEA; encoded by the coding sequence ATGACAAAGACGCCAATCGGCCGCAAGCTCGGCCAGAAGGTGAAGAAGGGCAAGCTGAAGGCCTCGTCGCGCCGCTGGCTCGAACGCCACATCAACGATCCTTACGTGCAGCGGGCGAAGCTCGAAGGCTATCGCGCGCGCGCGGCCTTCAAGCTTTTGGAGATCGACGAGAAGCACCAGGTTCTGAAGGGCGCGCGGCGCATCATCGATCTCGGGGCCGCACCCGGCAGCTGGTCGCAGATCGCCGCCAAGGTCACCGGTTCGACGGAAGACGATATCCGCGTCGCCGCGATCGACTTCCTCGAAATGGCACCGATCCCGGGCGTCAAATTCCTGCAGCGCGACTTTCTCGATCCCTCCGCGCCGGACCTGTTGCTGGAAGCCGTCGGCGGCACGCCGGACCTGGTCATTTCGGATATGGCGGCCCCCACCACCGGCCACCAGAAGACCGATCACCTGCGCACCATGCATCTGTGTGAAGTGGCAGCACATTTTGCGATCGAGGTTCTCGGCGAAGGCGGCCACTTCCTGGCGAAGACCTTCCAGGGCGGCACGGAGCGCGAACTTCTGACGCTGCTGAAGCAGAACTTCCGCCAGGTCCTGCACATCAAGCCGGCCTCGTCCCGATCGGAATCGGTCGAGATGTTCCTGCTCGCCAAAGGGTTCAAGGGGCGCCGTGCCGCGCGTCCGGATGCGGCCGATGAAGAGGGTGCGCCCGCGGACGAAATTTCTGCGGACGAGGCCGAGGCGTAA
- a CDS encoding Ppx/GppA phosphatase family protein — protein MNPDSGGKPPEGGASATTRPGGKSARRRKGKRGGKPSAAVSPVRGSDVIDSRDARRPEIQENKPPRKRKRRRARAAEGGREQGRENGREEATAALPDASGMPSAAANAGKHVERKAGATAEPQAGTQKPGTGRRRGRGKKKSEARGPQGRPLVPHGKPAHGKGGGHGRHQGQHGHSGHAGKHGQAATQRADHAAPAISARGSDNRGGDRARALPDLEAIETLRRRSGPEDLYAALDLGTNNCRLLIAQPTRPGQFRVVDAFSRIVRLGEGLAKTGRLSPEAMDRAVEALRVCAAKLATRQIRKMRLIATEACRAAANGEEFLERVTRETGLKLEIIDRETEARLAVSGCSSLVGREARSVVLFDIGGGSSEIAVIRIRDNRSSRLANHITHWTSLPVGVVTLSERHGGRNVTPDVFAAMVTEVETMLEGFHSPGLSSSDEDFHLIGTSGTVTTLAGVHLDLPRYDRRKVDGLWLSDQEVSAMQAKLLSWDFEGRASNPCIGPDRADLVLAGCAILEAIRRRWPSRRMRVADRGLREGLLTDMMADDGVWRRLRRRQVEQNAQDAPEKSR, from the coding sequence ATGAACCCCGACAGCGGCGGCAAGCCGCCCGAAGGCGGGGCGTCGGCAACAACCCGGCCGGGTGGCAAGTCCGCCCGCCGGCGGAAGGGAAAGCGGGGCGGCAAACCGTCGGCCGCCGTATCCCCCGTGCGTGGCAGCGATGTAATCGACAGCCGCGATGCCAGACGTCCTGAGATCCAGGAAAACAAACCGCCGCGCAAGCGAAAGCGCCGCCGTGCGCGTGCCGCAGAAGGCGGACGCGAGCAGGGGCGGGAGAACGGTCGCGAAGAAGCCACCGCGGCGCTGCCGGACGCCAGTGGCATGCCGAGCGCCGCTGCGAATGCCGGCAAGCATGTCGAACGCAAGGCTGGGGCGACGGCGGAGCCACAGGCTGGCACGCAGAAGCCAGGCACCGGGCGCCGGCGTGGCCGGGGCAAGAAGAAAAGCGAAGCGCGTGGCCCGCAGGGGCGCCCGCTGGTGCCGCATGGCAAACCCGCGCATGGAAAGGGTGGAGGCCATGGCCGCCACCAGGGACAACACGGGCATTCCGGCCATGCCGGCAAACACGGCCAGGCGGCGACACAGCGAGCCGATCACGCAGCCCCCGCCATCTCGGCGCGTGGATCGGACAATCGTGGCGGTGACCGCGCCCGGGCGCTGCCGGATCTGGAGGCGATCGAGACCCTGCGTCGCCGCTCCGGCCCGGAGGATCTCTACGCTGCGCTGGATCTCGGCACGAACAATTGCCGCCTGCTGATCGCCCAGCCGACGCGGCCCGGCCAGTTCCGCGTCGTGGATGCCTTTTCGCGCATCGTGCGCCTCGGCGAGGGGCTGGCGAAAACCGGTCGCCTGTCGCCCGAAGCCATGGACCGCGCGGTCGAGGCCCTGCGCGTCTGCGCCGCCAAGCTGGCCACCCGGCAGATCCGCAAGATGCGGCTGATCGCCACCGAAGCCTGCCGTGCGGCTGCCAATGGCGAGGAATTTCTCGAACGCGTGACGCGCGAGACGGGGCTGAAGCTCGAGATCATCGACCGCGAAACCGAAGCGCGGCTGGCCGTCTCCGGCTGCTCCTCGCTCGTCGGGCGCGAGGCGCGCTCCGTCGTGCTCTTTGATATCGGCGGCGGGTCGTCGGAAATTGCCGTCATCCGCATCCGCGACAACCGCTCCAGCCGGCTCGCCAACCACATCACCCACTGGACCTCGCTGCCGGTCGGTGTCGTGACGTTGTCGGAACGCCATGGCGGCCGCAATGTCACGCCGGATGTCTTTGCCGCCATGGTCACCGAGGTGGAGACCATGCTGGAAGGCTTTCATTCCCCGGGCCTCAGCAGCAGTGACGAGGACTTTCACCTGATCGGCACCTCCGGCACGGTGACGACGCTGGCCGGCGTGCATCTCGACCTGCCGCGGTATGACCGGCGCAAGGTGGACGGGCTCTGGCTGTCGGATCAGGAAGTCTCCGCCATGCAGGCCAAGCTTCTCTCTTGGGATTTCGAGGGCCGCGCCTCCAACCCCTGCATCGGGCCGGATCGTGCCGATCTGGTTCTCGCCGGTTGCGCCATTCTGGAAGCAATCCGCAGGCGTTGGCCAAGCCGGCGCATGCGGGTGGCCGATCGCGGCCTGCGGGAAGGGCTGTTGACGGATATGATGGCCGATGACGGTGTCTGGCGTCGCCTCAGGCGCCGGCAGGTCGAACAGAACGCACAGGATGCTCCGGAGAAGAGCCGATGA
- a CDS encoding site-specific integrase: MAVRHGVENLIRRGNIFYWRPRIPAAFIHCRPGSRLSLSLHCSDHKKAQIIGRKLNTRLAELKLNSKETMSKLQLQKLFEHERDKELERLDDINIMARRNGRGGDVEEMELDLEAGWAYQLLAKFGTRVDLSLENDCAGLTYLLNNGVPALHVDAIRANYRGELTVARSPGFEDGIRRLIYQFEIDDTAANRQRAMSKIFEGRAAALLDIEERHELVDKSRSEFTGGGRAVTRNAEVTEAEPPPPDSDPSPPSSIVERPSASALTAGPRDPQIAHLDLTPRSAAGKQATLKASDAGQRVVAVSDFEQECDKLIANMGKEWTAETARDAKALVRMFQSVLAEHGIEHSGQIEQYHIGLLRQHFNDIPTDWGRSSRMRVMSAPELRAKGQEMRRAAEASGTKPKVGLAAATIRKHFGNLSHFLKHLKGHGFEIEEWTFEGLRPRKPKAGDIRQQQYKPKPQDIVPIFSSPVYVGSQDHMRGRRRKPGTQVFHDSLYFLPILLTYLGPRRKEFAGLHVDDIAKDEDGYVIILQTNDTRRLKTTQSRRLLPLPDELVRLGFIEYVQAIKKLGYVQLFPDLFSDKTDNDPGNRFYDTFVPVMQAALGKNMWSRAIHALRHGMADTLKQAGVSTEVIDDISGRLSEGSETNTRYTNPAGLPLMREALKHYPVITAGIERKPLQLLPWVENRQPPPWAREGKK, encoded by the coding sequence ATGGCGGTCCGCCACGGTGTCGAAAATCTCATCCGCCGGGGAAACATCTTCTACTGGCGGCCGCGCATTCCAGCAGCCTTCATTCACTGCCGTCCTGGAAGCCGGCTTTCACTCAGCCTTCACTGTTCCGACCATAAGAAGGCTCAGATCATCGGCCGGAAGCTCAACACGCGGCTAGCCGAATTGAAGTTGAACTCGAAGGAAACGATGTCCAAGCTACAGCTCCAGAAACTGTTCGAGCATGAGCGCGACAAGGAGCTCGAACGGCTCGACGACATCAACATCATGGCCAGGCGCAATGGGCGTGGCGGCGATGTCGAGGAGATGGAACTCGATCTGGAAGCAGGCTGGGCCTATCAGCTCCTGGCAAAGTTCGGAACGCGCGTGGATCTGTCTCTGGAGAATGACTGCGCGGGGCTGACCTATCTGTTGAACAATGGCGTGCCGGCATTGCATGTCGATGCCATCAGGGCGAACTATCGCGGCGAGCTGACCGTGGCGCGCAGCCCCGGCTTTGAAGACGGCATCCGGCGGCTGATCTACCAATTCGAGATCGACGACACCGCCGCCAATCGCCAGCGCGCCATGTCAAAAATCTTCGAAGGTCGCGCCGCTGCCCTTCTTGATATCGAAGAGCGCCACGAACTGGTGGACAAAAGTCGGAGCGAATTCACGGGCGGCGGAAGAGCCGTGACGCGAAATGCCGAGGTCACGGAAGCCGAACCTCCGCCCCCAGACTCTGATCCTTCACCGCCGTCTTCGATTGTTGAACGACCATCCGCATCAGCTTTGACTGCCGGTCCACGAGATCCGCAAATCGCCCACCTCGACCTGACCCCGCGCTCAGCCGCGGGCAAACAGGCTACGCTGAAAGCTTCGGATGCCGGGCAACGGGTGGTCGCGGTTTCGGACTTCGAACAGGAGTGTGACAAGCTTATCGCCAACATGGGCAAAGAGTGGACAGCGGAGACTGCCCGCGACGCCAAGGCGCTTGTGCGCATGTTCCAGTCCGTGCTTGCTGAACATGGTATCGAGCATTCCGGGCAGATCGAGCAATATCACATCGGCCTGTTGCGCCAGCACTTCAATGATATTCCCACCGACTGGGGCCGCAGCAGCCGGATGCGGGTGATGTCGGCGCCGGAACTGCGCGCCAAGGGCCAGGAGATGCGCCGCGCGGCGGAGGCTTCTGGCACCAAGCCCAAGGTCGGGCTGGCCGCCGCGACGATCCGCAAGCACTTCGGAAACCTCAGCCATTTCCTGAAACATCTAAAAGGCCATGGCTTCGAAATCGAGGAATGGACCTTCGAAGGTCTTCGTCCACGAAAGCCCAAGGCTGGTGATATTCGTCAGCAGCAATACAAGCCCAAACCTCAGGACATCGTTCCGATCTTTTCCAGCCCGGTATATGTGGGCTCGCAGGATCACATGCGGGGACGACGGCGAAAGCCTGGCACTCAAGTCTTCCACGATTCGCTCTATTTTTTGCCGATCCTCCTCACCTATCTTGGTCCCAGGCGTAAAGAGTTTGCCGGGCTTCATGTCGACGACATTGCGAAGGACGAAGATGGCTATGTCATCATTCTCCAAACCAACGACACACGCAGGTTGAAGACGACTCAATCTCGGCGGCTCCTGCCCTTGCCGGATGAACTGGTCCGACTTGGATTCATCGAATATGTCCAAGCGATCAAGAAGCTGGGGTATGTGCAGCTCTTTCCGGATCTCTTTTCGGACAAAACGGACAACGATCCCGGCAATAGGTTCTACGATACCTTCGTCCCTGTGATGCAGGCTGCGCTTGGCAAGAACATGTGGTCGCGTGCCATTCACGCGCTTCGGCATGGCATGGCTGATACGCTGAAGCAGGCGGGCGTCTCGACGGAGGTGATCGATGACATTTCCGGACGGCTAAGCGAGGGTAGCGAAACAAACACGCGCTACACCAATCCGGCAGGCCTTCCGCTGATGCGCGAGGCCTTGAAGCACTATCCTGTCATCACGGCGGGCATTGAGCGAAAACCATTGCAACTCCTCCCTTGGGTCGAAAACAGGCAACCACCGCCGTGGGCACGTGAAGGCAAGAAGTGA